The stretch of DNA TAAAACAATTATAGAGAAGAAagagtttattttattttattttgttgtttTGTGCTGCCCATTTAGTTAGGACCTTCTTTCATCGCACATTTTTATCTTTGTTTGGTATTATTATTTAAGTATATGCATTTCTAAAGGTTGCACATTATCAGGTAATAAAACATGAGGATCTTGAGGAGCTTAGAGAACTGGGTTCTGGCACTTTTGGTGCTGTATATCATGGAAAATGGAGGGGTACTGATGTGGCTATAAAACGGATAAAAAAGAGCTGCTTTACTGGACGATCCTCTGAGCAGGAGAGGCTAGTAAGTTGTCCAATTTTAGTTTCATTGTCTTCCAGTTCTTTCTATAATCAGTAACAAGAGTAACCAACCTACTAACTctgttataaataataaattgaaGTTTTAGAAACAATAAAAGTCAACAGGTAGAAACTATTGGTAGCAGTAACTAGTCACTTTTTGCAGACTATGGAGTTTTGGCGGGAGGCTGAAATTCTCTCCCAACTTCATCATCCCAATGTGGTGGCTTTTTATGGTGTTGTAAAAGATGGACCAGGGGGAACCATGGCAACTGTCACGGAATTCATGGTTAATGGTTCTCTTAGACATGTTTTACTGCACAAGGACAAGTAAACTCTTTCTGCTTTTTCCTTAATAAtggttttttattatataaagtgATTGTTATATTCTTTAATTGTATAAATTAACAGGTACCTTGATCGTCGTAAAAGACTTATCATTGCAATGGATGCTGCTTTTGGGATGGAATATTTGCATTCTAAAAACATTGTACATTTTGATCTGAAATGTGATAACTTGCTAGTAAATCTTAAAGATCAGTCACGTCCCATTTGTAAGGTATACTCTTTAAAGCTCAGTCATGTTGACCACCTATATATTTGGTTTCTGCATCACCTGGGATATGAAATTTTGATCTTGCATGGGATGCCATAAAAGTTGCCATCATGTCAATGATATCCTTAAAGCTGGCTAACTACCAAAGATATTATCCAGGTTGGTGATTTTGGTTTGTCAAAAATTAGACAAAATACTCTAGTCTCCGGTGGTGTCAGAGGCACACTACCATGGATGGCTCCAGAATTATTAAATGGAAGCAGCAATAAGGTGTCTGAGAAGGTaccagtgttttttttttttctttagtttttttctccttttttttttctaaagtagGACAAGTGCTGCTCTTCCACATAATTATATCACTTTAGGCTGAATTTTAAGCCAAAACCTCAACTACTATCATTTCATTTTCTACCTATATATGAAGCCTGTGTGTCAACCATCTGTTAAAAGGAACTTGATGGTTAAATTGAAGAGTCTGAGACTGCTTTATGATACTTTCTTATGAGCTGTGATATTTATACTTGGTCTTCACCTATCCTGAATATCAGTTTTGGTGATGGCTGCAGGTAGATGTGTTCTCTTTTGGCATTGTTATGTGGGAAATTCTCACAGGGGAAGAACCTTATGCCAATATGCATTATGGTGCAATTATAGGTATGCTTCAATTTCTGCAGAATTATGTCCAAAAATGGCTCAAGGTTATAATATGCTGTGGTGATTCTCTTCTTCAAAAGTAAaatttttcccttttttgtttGGAAGCAAAAACTGACTACTGGTAAGCACCTTCTAGGACTAACCTTTGGTTGAACTCAGCGTTTTGGCCCATTGTTTACTTTGGAGTTTGGACCATGTTCAGTTGATTTTGGATCatgcttttgctgttgggttgacCATATTAAATATCAGGGTGTACTAATTAAGATCATGTATTGAGTTTCAGATACATTGGAATCACTACACAATGTGGAGTTTGTTGACTTAAGTGAATTAGAAGTAGAAGTTTAGCTGAAACTGACTAACCATAAGAGTAGATGTAAAAAGAAAGAGTTTTTAAGTTCTTCATGTGGACTGGACCTGTTGTATCTGCAACATGAATGACAATCTTACATAATTTAAAAGCTTGTTTGAAAAGCTACCTGTGTTTTCTTCTTAACTTAAAAGTATTTTCCTAAATGTCTTCAAAcaaatgaatgttttgaaaatacacATTATTCGAGGAGGATGAACCTTGGCATTGGTTAATTGCCTTTTAGTGTTTGATGGTTTGAGTAACAAAAACAAACACACTGCATGTGATGGCAGGGGGCTTATAGTTGGTGGTGCTGGGCAAAGTGTCATATTATTCACCCTCCTTGATTATACCCTCCTTGATTATACATTTTGAGGAGCTTCACATTAGGCACtccttttatctttttatttaagaTCTGAAAAAcgacattgcaatgatccaaattcCTTCAACTAAAAATGTGCCTATATGTAGTTCCTTATGGCCCTGGGGACACTAATGTTATTTCTAATATCAATGCCACATTGTaatccttttattttatttatttatttatttatttttacattgTAATCTTTTTATTGATTGCTGAAACTGCTCCCCTGGATATCGGCTTAAGGTTGTAAAATTTACCATGCACCTAGTCAGGTGTTTGAACTGGTCATCTTTGCTACGTGTTCTTGAATGTAAAGCAAGCACAATTGACTTGATCCTGGTGAACAAACAATAAAAGTTGTATGTGTTTTGAAAGATTCAGGGTCCTGACAAACCGGTTTTGATATCATGTGTTGGTAAAGGGTAAGGATTCAGCCATGATTTGTATATTATCAAAATCTTCAATTTGCTTCTCGAAAATTTCTTTCTTGCTGTTCTTTGTTTGTGCTAACTTATGCAAGAGCAAAATTGTAATCTACATCTTTGCATTAAAATTTGTATAATATACAGGAGGCATTGTGAATAATACATTAAGGCCTCCAGTGCCAGCCACATGCGACCCAGAATGGAGAAGGCTAATGGAGCACTGCTGGGCTCCTGATCCCTTGCAAAGGCCTTCCTTCTCCCAAATAGCTGGTCATTTGCGAGCTATGTCTGTTGCCAGTCTGGTGAAACCAACCAAGTGAGAGTATGCAGCAAACACTCTTAATCCTATTTTCTACCACTTAAGCTGAATTATTTATTGTATAGGAGGTATCATTTGTACTGTTGATTGTCTGTCTGCACTCTGCAATacatgatgtgtgtgtgtgtgctgcTTAGATTATTGCTTTGCTTATAAGGAATTCTTTTTTGTACGAGATGTATGGTTTGCACTATAGAGGATCTTGTCATCATGTAACATGATGTATTTAGTTAGTCTGTATTTAGTGAAGTTATATTAATTTGCTCGCATATTTATTATGGAGCTTATTATTATGTTAGATGATTTTGATACATTTCATCCGAGGAAAATGATAACCTGTATTTAGTCTGTATTTAGTGAAGTTATTTTAATTTGCTAGTTGGATAGTGAGTGATTTCATTAAATTTGGAGGTTCTCTCTATTTTGTTGGTTGCACTTCGTTGTTGTCTTCATCCCAGCCTCTATCTGCAGTTCACCCGAGTGCTGATGTTAGCCAGCCAGTTGTAGCCCAATTCCATTCCAATTCAAAAAATCTCTTTTGCTATGTCGTCGTGGTTTTTGAACGACGCCGGAAACCTCGTTAGGAAATAACGTGTAATAATACCAAAATAACAAcaaccaaaagaaaaaggaaaaataattaaagCATTCTTTTCGAATTGTTTGCTTCCTGTGCTTGTTTGCCTTTTGTTAACCACATAAATTGgggaaaataagagaaaaaaattcaAAACCGAGTTACCACCAAGGCATTAATATAATCTAAAACCCCTGCGTCGAATCGCAACTCATAGCCTGCGTACCGATCGAGTGCTCGTTCTCCTCCCACCAACAGCCGTACCCTCCGCAACAGCGGCGTACCCATTCTTATTCTTCATCTCCTTGCTGCACCTCAGCGACGACCGCAAGCTGCTCGCGCGGCTCGCCGAGAAGTCCGCTGGCATCGACTTCCGCACCCCCTCGGCCTTCTTCGACACCCTCCTCTTCGCAAGCTCTACCGCGACCCCGGGGTCCTCCGCCACGGCCTCCTCCCCCCAGATCTCTCCCTTCTTCCGCTTGAGCCGCTCGTTCCTCCGCGCCGAGTAAAGCTGGTAGAACCGCCCCCGTTCGAACAACGGGCTCCCGTTACTGGCCCCGAGGGACACTGTGGCGGCAGCATACACGTCGCCCCAGCTTCCGAGTTCTTCCTCTGCGGGCTCCGAGACCTCTGCCCGATCCGGCGAGATCAGCGGGCGTTCTGGCCGGACCGGCGATCCCGTGGGCACTGAGGAGCGGTTCGAGAGTGGAGGCTTCTTAGCGGTGGCTGCACATACACATCGCATTAAAGAGTGAGGGAAAAAAGGGGTGAAGGCAGGCGGCCGTTCTTCGAGGTTAAAGTACCTGATTGCGCTCGGGCTGATAGAGAGTAGGAACCCGGCGGCGGTCGGCGGGGACGAAGGCGGCGCGGAGACACCGCGAGCGGCGGCCGACCATCCATCCGAGGTCCTCTAATGGGCTGCATCAATTTCCATGGAATCAGGGCTCTCTCCCCTCCGAGGCGGAGACGATGATGGACTTGGTGATGggatcacagagagagagagagagtgagagagagattgGGGCAAATGGGCTTTACCTCTTCCGTGTGTGTGTAGCGGTCGTGGTTATCTTCTGTTGTGATTCGTTGCTTGTGGTCGTGCGTGTGCGGAGTTGGTGGGAGGGGATTTAAATAGCGGGAGGTGGGGATGTGAGCGAGTGACAGAGAGAGACAGCGGTTGCAACGGTCGAAATTTTTGAAATCCGACCGTTGTCGATTGTGAACCAACGGGGAAACCTCAGCTCCTGCGGTCTCGACGTGGCAATTCATGTGATAAGGACAAGGAGGCTCCTGATACGATGGATGTCGACAGCGGACGGTCCGTGATGAATCAATAGAGGTATGGAAATTTTTGTTGGCTGCCTACGAAttagaattattataattattaatgcCGCTTGATTTCAAATTTGATGAAGTCGTGTTgggattttgagatctaatcccaAAGGATTGATGTTTGGGCTCATAATAATTAGACGATTTGGCACATTTAAATCGGGTGTTGATGGTAGTTGCCGTCGGTAACGCTGTCAAAGACTCGGAGTGTCATTCTAGGTAGGTTCTTCTTAATCCGTGGGAGCAGTAATGGTTGCCGTGTTTAGGAAGGCTGCACAGTGGTCGATGACATAAATAGCTAATAATTTATGTTCGCTACCTTGACGAATATCGAGGATTGAAATAGAATCCAAGGCAGATACGTTGGTCATGATGCTAAACAAGCATCTATTCCCATAGAATAATAAGATGGTCCACGATTAATTTGAGGAAAAATCCTCTATTTATCCTCATTAAAAATTTAATCTTAACCCGTGTTTAAAAACCTGTAGACTGTGGATTCAATTATCCATTCTTTTATAAAAATCTAATTTTTAATTTACATCGAAAAATTACTTgctaatcattttaaaattttcattgaaaaaattaaaaaatatatttttaatttaatttttttcgtATGGATTTAATCGTCTGGCTTATCTTGTTCCACCAATTCTAATAAGAAGCAAGATATTTGCTCCTTTTTTTCATATTAAAGTGGAAATTTTTCCTTCTAAACATCTTGGCTCCATGATTAGTCTACAAAGGATCCCTACATTTGCTTGCTAACATGACTCAATAGACAAGTTGGGAAATAAAAATGTGTCTGAAGACTTTTGGATAAATGAAAAAGAGTATTAGGGACTTCTTTTGGTAGAAGAGCAGGACACTATCACTTTACTTAAGTAGATTGATGGTCTTGGCATCCATGATTTACAAATATCTAGTTTAACCTTTCAAGTCAAAAAATGTTAGTATGATTCTTAATCGGATGGATAATCTTTGGGTTAGGATTGTTACTATTAAATTTGGCAAAATATTCCCTTGGTAGAAATATTGTTTGAGTTGATATCTTTTTTTAACGTGCATGTGTCTTATATAATTAAGAATAATTGCTAGGATGTGTGAGATTTCAGTGGTTGATATCTCTATTAAAAATATGCCAGTATGATCATAGATGATTAATCTGAAAGGACGGCCTAGGATACTTGTAGATTCTTAAAAGTGGTATTGATGACGAGAGGTAAAAATTCTTTTGGAGAATACTTGTATTTCTTAAAGTGTTATTTTTtggttaaaaattattatataagagGCTCCCAACCTTAGGGAGGCTTGCCAAATATAATATCTGTACTGCTTAATCATTTTTTTTGTATGGGAATAGGCCAGATGAATAAAATCATATTTTCTTTAATTATCTTTTTACTTATAGTGTGTGAAGGGGATTGGATAGAAAACTTAATACCAATTTTAGTTTTTAGTCAAATTGGTACAAGAGAGCTTGGATTAAGAAGGAGGATGTGACCTTACTATAACCAATTTTAGTTTTTGATTGCATATAGTATATGAGTAATCTGGAAGGCCAGGAATGATGCAACTTTTAATGGGGTAAAGGGATTCTGATAGCATATTATACCTTGTGTTGTAAATCTTTACCTCAAGGAAGTATGAGGAGATGTCAAATACTTGAAACCTACCTAGTCTGAACCCACCTTGGGatgatataaattaaataataatggTTGTTCCTTCTATACCCAAGATGATGTGGGAGGAGCAGGTTTTGTCCTTGGAGATTCTGGGGGATCCTATGTACTGACTGATAGGATGTAATTTCTCACCTGATTTTGATTGTTGGATAGCTGAGTTAATGAATGATAATCAAATTAAttgatcaatttcaagattgtaaattttgccaTGTTTTTAGTAAAGGGAATACAAATGCTAACAGTTCAGCATGTTTTGCTTACTTTAATCTGGAGATATTCTTAGCCTTTACAATTAGCATATCTTTTGTGCTCAGATGAGCATAGTATTCCTGTTTTTAATCTTCTTCAGTAATATGTTTGCTTTTGTTTGGAAGAAAAAAAACAGAAGTTGTTAGTCACAAGGAAAGCTTACAAAAACTAATTATACTATTTTGGCAATTTGTCCATTTTCTATGCAATTTCCATTGCATGatctgcaacttctgttgcacccAAAGATCATTCATCATCATCATACAGAATTATACTCTGCCATGGTAAATTTAGGATTTGATGGGGGAGAAGCATCAAGTTACCACCCCCCTGACATTGGCACTAGTGACCAGTGTCCAACAAGAAGAAGAGAGCTGGTTCTGACTTTGCTGCATATCCATATCTGTAACTGCTGTATTTTCTATGTACTACTGTCAGCTTCCCTTGTCCAGCCTTGTGGTGGAACTCCACCATCAACCTTGAGCACTCACTGCCATAAAGAACAATTCATGAATGAAAACTATCGATCCTTAATTTCCATGAGATCAAATGAAGAACGTCAAGGCAGATAGATATGAGAGGGAGCTCACAGAAGCTGCTCCTCTGAATAGGAGGTGTGCAGCTCGCTAGTTTTGGTCCAACACTTGAATCCTCTGAGAGAACACTGTGCGGTGTAGATCGCGGCAGCAGCCAGCAAAGAAGGCTGGAACTTGAGCATTTTGTACTCAACCAGACACAGCTCGATGATGAAGAACGAGACAAGCTCGAGCTGGTTTTGTGCAAAAGGCAGGTGATAATAATTCCATTAGATTAATGTCACTGATTTGTGAGTAAGTATTTATCATAACAAAAGCAAGTCTTATTACCTTCCTGTCAGACTCTGCTGCCTTGAGAAACCTTCTCATGAAAACATAAGGAGTTGGCAGAGACAAGCTGAATTGCAATGTGTTGATAATTGATATTTCCTGCTTGCACAGATCATTTTGTGGTCGATAAGCACAATCTACTACAAGTTTGTAATGTCACTGGAGGCTACTATTTGATGGTGGCATTGTCAACAAGCTACTATGAATCCTAAGCAGCACTTTTGCCTATGGATCCTACAAATCGCAAGTAAATGCGTAAATTTTCTTGGGTAATTTATCGTAAGAATACTATTACCATTTCAAGGATTTCTTCCCTGGTGTAAGCACGGTCGGTGATGAGAACAAAATCCTCTACCATCGGCACGGAGAGTTCCTCATACTTGCAAGCAAGAAGCATGGCTGTAACTCCAACCAGCTGAAGCTTCTTCCTCGCTACCGTCATCCTTGCCAAGAACCTGTCTATGATGTTTACGGTCAGAAAAAGTGTCTCCTCCATCAGTTCGAATTTGTAGTGCACCTGCAAAGGAAAGATCGAAGAAATTATAATAAGATTATATTTGATCATTGACAAAAGATCGAAAGAAGTGGCCATCGACAATCAAGTTTGTATTTGGAAAAATTCTTCGATACCTCTATCAGCCAGTCGACGAGGATAGCTCGCATTTTCTCATTGATGTCAAACTGGTGAGACATGTAATCAGGGCTCACACAACTTGTAACCTGAACAGTAGTGCATTCAGTACATTTCAGGTAAATGCAATCATGTTGATGAAGAACTAGGAGTGCACTGTTACATCGCTTTATAATGCTTTCTACAGACTTGATTGACATATAATGCTTTCCCATGATATATAGACAAGTGATGAAGAATGAGATCAGATAATTCACTGCAAGTAACTTTTAAGTTTTATTTGTAGATGTTCACCTCAGTTTGTCTGTAGAAACTATATATATCTTCTACATATTCGACGACGGCAAGCGGATTATTCGAATCACAGCTATCGATGTCCGGAGCTGTCTCGATGACAAGATCCTCCATTTCAATCTCCTTGAGACCAGAGTTATCCTGCAATGATGATTTGCATCAAAATTGGCTCACAAATGGAAGGCATTTGCCAAAGCGCATCAATGGTGGTTCAGAACAGACCGCTTCTTCCATTTCGTCTACCATGGGCAATGCTATGTCAGAATGCATATTACAATCATCCACATCTATCGCAGTACAACCATCGAAACAGGTCGAACTTGACACTGTTGATGGCAAGGGTGGATCATACTGGATCTCATTCCTGACTTGTTCATGCTGTTCTTTGGTCCCCTAAACAAAATTTAGCGCCTCAGCCAAAAAGGCAATCAACTCTTCATTTATGCAGAATAAAATGCTATAGATTAGATGATAATTTGATGAAATTACCTGCTGATAAGCTTGAGATTTTCTTTCCAATGTAGCCGCAAATTTCCTAAAAATCCACCCCATCAATCAATAAAAACCAGTAAAGGAGCGATAAAAGAGAAGGAAGATGAAGAGAAAGCTGAGTTTGGGCCCAACCTGGTCATGGGTCGTCGAGCTACAGATGTCGGATTTTGATCGTCCACACTGCCCTTGCTGTTGAAAGAAGGGATCGAGAAAGGAATTAGATCAAGAGGAGACAACCATTACCCAAGATCGAAGTTTTATGCATTACTCCGGCATTCCCCTCTTGCGGTTCGCATAAGCACATGGCGGCGCCGCTGCTCCCACCAGATTGTTAATATCCCTCAACGCTCTTCGACCGCCCGTATCTGTGGCAACAAGGGGAGAAAAGTAAGAAGTTGGTTTTCTTCAGCTAAGAGTTCGAATTCCAGAATCCGATTCTTGAAATGACTGACGAATGACCTCGGAAGTTTGCCGGTCCCATCACGCCTCGACCGTTCTCGTCGAACCTCTCCATTCCCCTCTCGCCTATGAATCAAGAAAGCACGGCCGAAACCTTACCTTTGACCAGAAACCAAGAAAGCTCGAAGCTTTACACGACGACCCACTAAATCCCACAGCAGAGGTCCGATCAAAGTCCAAGAACCAACGGAACCGACATCAAGAATCGGATCGAAACCTCTAAGCTCCCTTCCCTGCTCCGATAGACTGAGCAGACTCTGCCTCTCGGAAATCGCAGACTTGAGCTCGCGTGAATAGAGAGAGAAGGGAGTCCGACGAACGGAGTCAGCGTCCTAGGATTGTTTCCCCGTCGCATTTAAAGCGAACGGCTGATGGATCCCTACCGTTGGATCTCATATGGACGGCGAACAGATGGCCTCAGACACTAACGGTTACTTGTGCTTCAAATTCCTTAGTAGCTGTATAAACAAACCCTCCAACGAGTGTGTTGTGATTTCTAAATAAAACCAAAAAGTAAAAGGGAAaagattaatttattaataataaaagagaTAATTTTCACTAAAAGGTTCTAAAAAAAGCTCTTTTTAAGGTATTTATTCatttgataatattttctttccctaaccatctaatttttttttgaaagattCTTCTTTTACTACTTGTGAGGAAAAGAAATTCTCATTGTTGATAACATTAAAATAAATTATCCatgcttttcttttatttatcttACTCGAATAGCTTAGATTGGCAGTAGGgttcaaaaagaagaagaaaagctgaGATTAAGGACCGTTGTTGATGGAGGGGTCAAAAGCGTGATTGAGACATGGAAGTGGCAATGAATTATTCGGCGGAGGATGGCATGTGAGCTGTGGCGTGATGGAGAGGCGATCATTCATCGGGTGTTGGGATCCACATCCGAATGCTTGTGAGCTCAAAAGTGGAAGTTCTTGATGGGGTTAAATTAGATTGATGGAATTCTCTGAACCAACATCTTTCTTCCTTCCTGTAGGTGAGACTGATGATGGATTGTATGTTGTTCAAGTGTGTAGCTTTTAATGGCAGTTCAATGGATTTGGCAGCCTGTGACTCAAGAGAGTGTATAGCCAACCATGGATGCAGTCATCCCAATCTTTCTGGCCTTATTCCAATGTTCTTCTATCAGAAAAAACGAAGCCTACAATGTCAAGAAAAGGAGTTCCTTTcatctatatatatttttcatacatataatctttcttttctttcaaataaaCAAAACTATATATAATCAATTAGAATTGACAAATTGTTATGCTAAGGATCAGTGGCAagagaaagggaaaagaaaagaaaaaacatatatatatatatatatatatattaaatttgtttGCAAACTCTTTTACTatttaaaaaacttaaaaagaTTCATACTAAGTTGAGAATTAAAGGAGAATCATTAGAGAGACTTTTGACACCTTTTCCTATCTTATGGTAAGCCCCTTATCTAAGGAAGAATTAATTTCATGAATATCAACATCCAAAATTTCTAATATCCACATAAATCCCCCCTCATCCAAGAAATAGTAATTTCAATATTTGGTGATCTATCAAGGAGTGTGAATCCGATCAGCTTCGTTTGATCCAACATGAACATGCTATCCACTTCTGATGTCTAGAAAAAAAAGTCCCACAAAAAAtgaatcaaaatataattaaatagatTTATTTATGGGAGAgataagaaagaaataaagaTAAATTAACATAATAAATTATGTTATTGATAGTCTACAATTCACTCGTATGAACATTGCTTATGTAGTAAATAAATTATCTTAAAGAACGATCATCAAACACCTCTTATTGCTCCATGCATTTTCGACCGAATAGATAATAAGGATGACATGATATCTACTTGTGCATATATCATATTTCTTGGTATAATCCAATCTCTTAAAGTTTCAAGAAACAATACTAGAACTTGTAGGAATGTTGAATATGGTTGCTTATGCAACTAACGAACTTTGTTCGATTCAATCATTGCAATATGAATTATTTGTTGTAATATCTAATCTTTCATTTATATATTATGACAATATCGGAATaacatatttatatattaatcatatatttTACTATAGGACGAAGCATATAGCTATCAATCTTTACCTTGTTCTTGATAAAATTCAAAATAGTGAGCTACATATTTTTCATATCTTATCTTTTGATTAACTCGTAGTTGTTCTTACTAAGCCTTTATCTTACTAATAATTTCTTTTACTTCGATCCAAGATCGATGTCTCTAATGGGAGCACCGTCTTCCAAAGGCATATtaggaaaaatattattaaaaaaataaatcatgataaaattaACATAATCCTctcaatattttaatattttattatcataattctaaattataaaaattatgataatagatTATCGCTATCAATAGTGAGGATCATGATCTCAACGTCATCTTCTATTGTACGAAAtgatttaaataaataatttatatttattattgattgaaaaaaaaaaatatagtatatagatTCATATCCATTATTAATAAAATTCAAGTTACTCT from Musa acuminata AAA Group cultivar baxijiao chromosome BXJ2-11, Cavendish_Baxijiao_AAA, whole genome shotgun sequence encodes:
- the LOC135626624 gene encoding G2/mitotic-specific cyclin-2-like, with translation MERFDENGRGVMGPANFRDTGGRRALRDINNLVGAAAPPCAYANRKRGMPDKGSVDDQNPTSVARRPMTRKFAATLERKSQAYQQGTKEQHEQVRNEIQYDPPLPSTVSSSTCFDGCTAIDVDDCNMHSDIALPMVDEMEEADNSGLKEIEMEDLVIETAPDIDSCDSNNPLAVVEYVEDIYSFYRQTEVTSCVSPDYMSHQFDINEKMRAILVDWLIEVHYKFELMEETLFLTVNIIDRFLARMTVARKKLQLVGVTAMLLACKYEELSVPMVEDFVLITDRAYTREEILEMEISIINTLQFSLSLPTPYVFMRRFLKAAESDRKLELVSFFIIELCLVEYKMLKFQPSLLAAAAIYTAQCSLRGFKCWTKTSELHTSYSEEQLLECSRLMVEFHHKAGQGKLTVVHRKYSSYRYGYAAKSEPALFFLLDTGH
- the LOC103970132 gene encoding uncharacterized protein LOC103970132 isoform X1, producing the protein MDGRPPLAVSPRRLRPRRPPPGSYSLSARAQSATAKKPPLSNRSSVPTGSPVRPERPLISPDRAEVSEPAEEELGSWGDVYAAATVSLGASNGSPLFERGRFYQLYSARRNERLKRKKGEIWGEEAVAEDPGVAVELAKRRVSKKAEGVRKSMPADFSASRASSLRSSLRCSKEMKNKNGYAAVAEGTAVGGRRTSTRSVRRL
- the LOC103970132 gene encoding uncharacterized protein LOC103970132 isoform X2; this translates as MQPIRGPRMDGRPPLAVSPRRLRPRRPPPGSYSLSARAQSATAKKPPLSNRSSVPTGSPVRPERPLISPDRAEVSEPAEEELGSWGDVYAAATVSLGASNGSPLFERGRFYQLYSARRNERLKRKKGEIWGEEAVAEDPGVAVELAKRRVSKKAEGVRKSMPADFSASRASSLRSSLRCSKEMKNKNGYAAVAEGTAVGGRRTSTRSVRRL